The proteins below come from a single Elgaria multicarinata webbii isolate HBS135686 ecotype San Diego chromosome 11, rElgMul1.1.pri, whole genome shotgun sequence genomic window:
- the MBLAC1 gene encoding metallo-beta-lactamase domain-containing protein 1 has protein sequence MASEPQATPFVGPFIPGSPYSVLVLQEGYSEELPDGSSRADGTVSLVLGPHLTLVDTGGPWGRDRLLAGLAKQGVAPGDIQHVVCTHGHSDHVGNLNLFPRAELIVGTDVSRPDGRYLTTGLPRGAPYPLHEGHLEVVPTPGHTGGDVSLMVRGTAQGDVLVAGDLFECQGDDGQWQPLSQDPVRQAESRARALAIADVIVPGHGAPFRVFREGGHPGGREAVGLDGLHGLSNESRAAVCPADAASQ, from the coding sequence ATGGCCTCGGAGCCACAGGCCACCCCTTTTGTGGGGCCCTTCATCCCCGGCTCCCCCTACTCGGTGCTGGTCTTGCAGGAGGGCTACTCTGAGGAGCTTCCGGATGGCAGCAGCCGTGCAGACGGCACCGTCTCTCTGGTGTTGGGCCCACACCTCACCCTGGTGGACACGGGGGGCCCGTGGGGCCGGGACCGGCTGCTGGCGGGGCTGGCCAAGCAGGGCGTGGCCCCAGGCGACATCCAGCATGTTGTTTGCACCCACGGCCACTCCGACCACGTGGGCAACCTGAACCTCTTCCCCCGGGCGGAGCTGATTGTGGGCACGGACGTCAGCCGGCCCGACGGGCGCTACCTGACCACGGGGCTGCCCCGAGGAGCCCCGTACCCTCTCCACGAGGGGCACCTGGAAGTGGTGCCCACACCTGGCCACACGGGTGGCGACGTCAGCCTGATGGTGCGGGGCACTGCCCAGGGGGACGTCCTGGTGGCTGGAGACCTCTTTGAGTGCCAGGGAGATGATGGCCAGTGGCAGCCCCTCAGCCAAGACCCCGTGCGGCAGGCAGAGAGCCGGGCACGTGCCCTGGCCATCGCTGATGTCATCGTGCCTGGCCATGGGGCGCCGTTCCGGGTCTTCCGGGAGGGGGGGCATCCTGGGGGCCGGGAGGCAGTGGGTCTGGATGGCCTCCATGGTCTCAGCAACGAGTCAAGAGCCGCTGTCTGCCCCGCTGATGCAGCGTCACAATAA
- the LOC134406046 gene encoding transmembrane 4 L6 family member 5-like, with translation MCTGTCSRVVGAALWPFALLCIVANILLAFPDWKTQYVHDWGRHLTPEVLYLGGLVGGGVMVLVPAIHIQATGRDGCCGNRCGMCLSVLFAAMGVVGAIYAVSVAMLGLVHGPLCRYQENGTSTDWGRPLWNSWESSSKESYLFNTNRWDTCLEPRGVTRFNVILFSLLLGSGLVELGLCFVQMFNGLFGCVCGTCNDKEGRELQTYH, from the exons ATGTGCACGGGGACCTGTTCCAGGGTGGTTGGGGCAGCTCTGTGGCCTTTCGCCCTCCTGTGCATCGTGGCCAATATTCTCCTCGCCTTCCCAGACTGGAAGACCCAGTATGTGCACGATTGGGGCCGCCACCTGACGCCTGAGGTCCTCTACCTGGGGGGGCTTGTCGGAGGAGGTGTCATG GTGCTGGTGCCGGCCATCCACATCCAGGCGACTGGCCGTGATGGGTGCTGTGGGAACCGCTGCGGG ATGTGCCTCTCAGTGCTGTTTGCCGCGATGGGGGTGGTGGGCGCCATCTACGCCGTCAGCGTCGCCATGCTTGGCCTGGTGCATGGGCCGCTCTGCCGGTACCAGGAAAATGGGACTTCCACGGATTGGGGGCGCCCCTTGTGGAACAGCTGGGAGTCTTCCAG CAAGGAGAGCTACCTCTTCAACACGAATCGCTGGGACACCTGCCTGGAGCCTCGCGGCGTCACCCGCTTCAATGTgatcctcttctccctccttctgGGCTCCGGCTTGGTGGAGCTGGGCCTCTGCTTCGTCCAGATGTTCAATGGCCTCTTTGGCTGCGTTTGCGGCACCTGCAACGATAAGGAGGGCAGGGAACTG